A single region of the Strigops habroptila isolate Jane chromosome 3, bStrHab1.2.pri, whole genome shotgun sequence genome encodes:
- the HELB gene encoding DNA helicase B, translating to MAVAGQRWGPVVELEGVLLPLRRETVGDSEEETDEEVEEEPHLLEAALLDASGPELVAALPPRRAVIIQEDNTKKEYEVVGRFPLVGPWWRVNVKAKKLGSKYVVQGYPSYFLRADIEENNRQVFSLFLKECAIPECFKEKFFTWLPVESVLSFGNLEKTLKEFQVSHLKTGIKERGTENYDIFYYVSKSFAGKAVLVALTFPMILEFLPILLPRHFCCLLDMVCWQRKTEENNGTDSEEEHFQDKMLTKLDEILKNEIWKLGFSRITYRELNLSYCEATWAAFCQCEHLLWKIPELQKNALILYDQLKKRCREMGHTYEDQDELAHFVSKDMSIEHVWQSLEFLKDQSIVIREKKLVFLPYLYKSEKDIAMYIGELISNHSWKLDVDVKKVLKVSETSRETVDTKMNVTHAHEMEHLEENSPDNHNCENHFAEKEVGSASGTQSKAELDLDQVIALEKICSNPVTIISGKGGCGKSTIVSCLFRHLKQMEGEVEAASKAFEEDLDASEEWNTFDLNEESENTYTQKSLHVLFTAPTGRAAGLLREKTNIPAYTLHQIIYSFRSWRQSEQLQPWKFSTVTVLIVDEGSLVSVCILSLVLKLLREHAQLAKLIILGDTKQLPSIDPGNMLADVFEGLKSRGFSVELRTNHRAESQLIVDNASRISHRKFPEFDEVLKVPACDEEMKMPGPEKKFIFIALPAGGGCDKLQTAIKTLLKKGPGLQDAKQSQFIAFRRQDCDVINELCCQHYSNHLTRDHKNRLLFQIDDKISCTRNTYLKDLLPDRDFREDPNHRDCKSGETTLTAETAEEGRRLCNGDIFFITEDVEIDKQRLLTISSTCGSTFTVKCKALKKLCHIKHAWARTIHAFQGSEEKTVVYVVGNPGRQHWQHVYTAVTRGRCRVYVIAEEPQLRRAVTNKNMPRKTHLQRFLREAIAERSNCPGHTSSPLTKSWRSQELETQSVCVTQGAPEPPEPQADLTKQEESAVLSKEQTDILQQTPRKRQQTLAENSEDAVKTPRRTVEDSPLQSSRLKNLTLGHATPRKLLKK from the exons ATGGCGGTGGCCGGACAGCGGTGGGGGCCAGTGGTGGAATTGGagggggtgctgctgcctctgcgGCGGGAGACGGTGGGGGATTCGGAGGAGGAGACCGAcgaggaggtggaggaggagccGCACTTGCTGGAGGCTGCGCTCTTGGACGCTTCTGGGCCGGAGCTGGTGGCCGCGCTGCCCCCTCGCCGAGCCG TTATTATACAAGAAGACAACACTAAAAAGGAGTATGAAGTAGTTGGACGTTTTCCATTAGTTGGCCCTTGGTGGAGAGTTAATGTTAAAGCTAAAAAACTGGGGTCGAAGTACGTTGTGCAAGGATATCCATCCTATTTTCTGCGGGCTGATATAGAAGAAAACAACCGACAAGtcttttcactctttcttaAGGAATGTGCCATACCTgagtgttttaaagaaaagttttttaCTTGGCTTCCTGTGGAGTCTGTGCTGAGTTTTGGAAATCttgaaaaaaccctaaaagaGTTCCAAGTTTCACACTTAAAGACAGGGATTAAAGAAAGAGGCACGGAGAATTATGACATCTTCTACTATGTTTCAAAATCAT TTGCAGGAAAGGCAGTATTGGTAGCTCTGACTTTTCCTATGATACTGGAGTTCTTGCCGATTCTTCTGCCACGCCATTTTTGCTGTCTGTTGGATATGGTGTGTTGGCAAAGaaagactgaggaaaacaaCGGTACAGATAGTGAGGAAGAGCATTTTCAAGACAAGATGCTAACAAAATTGGATGAGATATTAAAGAATGAGATATGGAAACTTGGATTCAGCAGG ATTACCTATAGGGAACTGAATCTTTCTTACTGTGAGGCAACATGGGCTGCCTTTTGTCAGTGTGAACATCTCCTCTGGAAGATTCCTGAATTGCAGAAGAATGCATTAATTCTGTATGATCAACTCAAGAAACGGTGTAGAGAAATGGGACACACTTATGAAGATCAAGATGAATTAGCTCATTTTGTGTCTAAAGATATGTCCATCGAGCATGTTTGGCAATCTCTTGAATTTTTGAAAGATCAGAGCATAGTGATCAGGGAGAAAAAACTAGTGTTTCTGCCTTATCTTTACAAATCTGAAAAAGACATTGCAATGTATATAGGTGAACTTATATCAAACCACTCATGGAAACTGGATGTTGATGTGAAAAAGGTACTTAAAGTTTCTGAGACATCAAGAGAAACGGTAGATACCAAAATGAATGTTACCCACGCTCATGAAATGGAACATCTGGAAGAAAATAGTCCAGACAATCATAACTGTGAAAATCACTTTGCTGAAAAGGAAGTGGGTTCTGCATCCGGTACCCAAAGTAAGGCAGAGTTAGACTTAGATCAGGTGATTGCTTTGGAGAAGATTTGTTCTAATCCTGTCACAATCATAAGTGGAAAAGGAGGCTGTGGGAAGAGTACAATAGTTAGCTGCCTTTTTCGTCACTTAAAGCAGATGGAAGGGGAAGTGGAAGCTGCTTCTAAGGCCTTTGAAGAAGACCTGGATGCATCTGAGGAATGGAATACCTTTGATCTTAATGAGGAGTCAGAGAATACGTACACACAAAAAAGTCTGCATGTACTATTTACTGCACCTACAGGGAGGGCTGCAGGCCTTTTGAGGGAAAAAACGAATATTCCTGCGTATACACTGCATCAG aTAATCTATAGTTTTAGATCGTGGAGGCAGAGTGAACAATTACAGCCGTGGAAATTTTCTACTGTGACAGTTCTGATTGTGGATGAAGGAAGTTTGGTATCTGTATGTATTCtgagtttggttttaaaactcTTACGCGAGCATGCTCAGCTTGCCAAACTTATTATTCTAG GTGATACTAAACAGCTACCAAGCATAGACCCAGGAAACATGTTAGCTGATGTCTTTGAGGGTCTAAAATCAAGAGGCTTTTCTGTGGAACTGCGAACTAATCACAGAGCTGAATCACAGCTAATTGTAGATAATGCATCAAG AATCTCTCACCGGAAGTTTCCTGAATTTGATGAGGTGCTGAAAGTTCCTGCTTGTgatgaggaaatgaaaatgccaGGCCCAGAaaagaaattcattttcattgctttgccTGCTGGCGGGGGTTGTGACA AGTTGCAAACTGCCATAAAGACTTTACTTAAAAAAGGACCAGGATTGCAGGATGCCAAACAATCACAGTTCATCGCTTTCAGAAG GCAAGATTGCGATGTAATAAATGAACTTTGTTGCCAACACTATTCAAATCATTTAACCAG AGACCATAAAAACCGTCTCTTATTTCAAATTGATGACAAGATTTCCTGCACACGGAATACGTACCTCAAGGATCTCTTGCCAGACCGTGATTTCAGGGAAGATCCTAATCACCGTGACTGCAAAAGTGGAGAAACCACCCTCACTGCAGAGACTGCTGAGGAGGGCAGACGACTGTGCAATGGAGACATATTTTTCATAACAGAG GATGTAGAAATTGATAAACAGCGCTTACTGACTATCAGCAGCACGTGCGGCTCTACATTCACTGTGAAGTGTAAGGCACTGAAGAAGCTATGCCACATAAAACATGCATGGGCCAGAACTATTCACGCATTtcag GGTTCTGAGGAAAAAACTGTTGTCTATGTGGTTGGCAACCCTGGCCGTCAGCACTGGCAGCATGTGTACACAGCCGTGACCAGAGGACGTTGCCGTGTCTATGTTATAGCAGAAGAGCCGCAACTCAGGAGAGCGGTCACTAACAAGAATATGCCCAGAAAAACTCACTTACAGAGGTTTTTGAGAGAGGCAATTGCAGAAAGAAGCAACTGTCCTGGACACACTTCCTCTCCCCTGACCAAGAGCTGGCGAAGTCAGGAGCTTGAGACTCAGTCTGTTTGCGTAACCCAAGGTGCTCCTGAGCCACCTGAACCTCAGGCAGACTTGACTAAACAGGAAGAGTCAGCAGTTCTCAGTAAAGAGCAGACAGACATTTTGCAGCAAACTCCACGTAAAAGACAACAGACCCTTGCAGAGAATTCTGAGGATGCTGTGAAAACACCCCGG AGAACAGTAGAAGATTCCCCACTTCAATCTTCCAGACTTAAGAATCTAACTTTGGGTCACGCAACTCCTAGGaagcttttaaagaagtaa